One segment of candidate division KSB1 bacterium DNA contains the following:
- the hflC gene encoding protease modulator HflC — protein MNVRRVLLTMAALVSLLAANAALYTLDETEQAIITQFGQPVGRPVRDAGLHVKLPFIQKVTFFDKRILEWDGAPNQIPTEDKKYIWVNTFARWRIVDPLKFYQSVNNETAAQSRLDDIIDGVTRDIITQSPLIEVVRNSNREMTTIVEGDSGTIGPVVESQEIETINSGRSKIMDRILAKVSEMVPQYGIEVIDVRIKHINYIDDVLRKVYDRMIAERNRIAEKYRSEGQGERAKIEGQREKDLQTITSQAYKQAQQIKGEADARAARIYAEAYNRDPEFYSFLQTLESYRTTLNQNSTLFLKTDADFLKYLKSTAPR, from the coding sequence ATGAATGTTCGCCGTGTGTTGTTGACGATGGCGGCTCTGGTGTCGCTGCTGGCGGCCAATGCCGCCCTCTACACGCTCGATGAGACCGAGCAGGCGATCATCACGCAGTTTGGCCAGCCTGTCGGCCGGCCGGTGCGGGATGCCGGCCTGCATGTCAAACTGCCCTTCATTCAAAAAGTCACGTTTTTCGACAAGCGCATTTTGGAATGGGACGGCGCGCCCAATCAAATCCCCACGGAGGACAAGAAATACATCTGGGTCAACACCTTCGCACGCTGGCGCATCGTCGATCCGCTGAAGTTCTATCAATCTGTCAACAATGAAACCGCGGCGCAAAGCCGGCTCGACGACATCATCGACGGCGTCACCCGCGACATCATCACGCAAAGCCCGCTCATCGAGGTGGTGCGCAACAGCAACCGCGAGATGACCACCATCGTCGAAGGCGATTCGGGCACGATCGGGCCCGTGGTGGAATCGCAGGAAATCGAGACCATCAACAGCGGCCGCAGCAAAATCATGGACCGCATTCTCGCCAAGGTGAGCGAGATGGTGCCGCAATACGGCATCGAGGTCATCGACGTCCGCATCAAGCACATCAACTACATCGACGACGTGCTGCGCAAGGTGTACGACCGCATGATTGCGGAGCGCAATCGCATCGCGGAGAAATACCGCTCCGAAGGCCAGGGCGAGCGTGCCAAGATCGAGGGCCAGCGCGAGAAGGACCTGCAGACCATCACCTCGCAGGCGTACAAGCAGGCGCAGCAAATCAAGGGCGAGGCCGATGCCCGCGCCGCCAGAATTTATGCCGAGGCCTACAATCGCGACCCGGAATTTTATTCCTTTCTGCAGACGCTGGAGTCGTATCGCACCACGCTCAACCAGAACAGCACGCTGTTCCTGAAAACCGATGCGGATTTCCTCAAGTATCTCAAGAGCACCGCGCCGCGCTGA
- a CDS encoding helix-turn-helix domain-containing protein, whose protein sequence is MQTLQLLRQGLSIKDVAQARALEESTIWGHAKELALDGKIEDLDAIILPQEVDEIANFLSKTDALDRATIYDHLPQHHPSKVFFVRAILQARQRG, encoded by the coding sequence TTGCAGACGCTGCAACTTCTGCGTCAAGGCTTGTCGATCAAAGACGTGGCGCAGGCGCGCGCATTGGAAGAAAGCACCATTTGGGGACATGCCAAAGAATTGGCGCTAGACGGAAAAATCGAGGATCTGGATGCCATCATCTTACCGCAGGAAGTCGACGAAATCGCAAACTTTCTCAGCAAAACAGACGCGCTTGATCGCGCGACCATCTATGATCATCTGCCGCAGCATCATCCCAGCAAAGTTTTCTTTGTGCGCGCCATTCTGCAGGCGCGACAAAGGGGGTAA
- a CDS encoding RQC domain-containing protein — translation MNEKIRCIVATNAFGMGIDKSNVRFVLHTDMPGTLEACHREGGRAGRDDEPADCIIFYSPQDLFLQEFFIDNDNPEPEIVHEVYDVLRNAEVDVGHIIQWRSDEIARMLGENTTASLVNAALQFLTEIHCLTLITPPPDTFYFRLTTCKTTQHPEKPEAQTATMPLNFLQELAGDAPATWHRLDLREPVRLLHLSRSRLMQGLEALAAQNFLQIAGPFKHRGILLSDAKRPLRFDKNILIQRRIEATAKLRHMQRYCELASCRRHFILDSFGESHAATRCENCDNCGIVWQTSAEATLLAQKILSCVVRMQERFGAKAVAEVLKGSNTERSRNFAGLSTFALLRDLPLKQIEKDIQRLILRVTSHAATANIPCCKSRPKTGKSCADSARLHCQR, via the coding sequence GTGAACGAAAAAATCCGCTGTATCGTTGCCACCAATGCCTTCGGCATGGGCATCGACAAATCCAACGTGCGCTTTGTGTTGCATACCGACATGCCGGGCACACTTGAGGCCTGCCATCGAGAGGGCGGGCGCGCGGGACGCGACGACGAACCGGCTGATTGCATTATCTTTTATTCGCCCCAGGATTTGTTCTTGCAGGAATTTTTTATCGACAATGACAACCCCGAACCTGAGATCGTGCATGAGGTCTACGACGTCTTGCGTAACGCGGAGGTTGACGTTGGCCATATCATTCAGTGGCGCAGCGACGAAATTGCCCGCATGCTCGGCGAGAACACCACCGCCTCCCTGGTCAATGCCGCCTTGCAGTTTCTCACAGAGATTCACTGTTTGACCTTGATCACGCCTCCTCCGGATACGTTTTATTTCAGATTGACAACTTGCAAAACTACGCAACACCCAGAGAAGCCAGAGGCGCAAACCGCAACAATGCCGTTGAATTTTTTACAAGAATTGGCAGGCGATGCACCTGCCACATGGCATCGTCTTGATTTGCGCGAGCCGGTGCGCTTATTGCACCTCTCACGGAGCCGGCTTATGCAAGGTTTGGAAGCCTTGGCCGCGCAAAATTTCTTGCAGATCGCCGGGCCCTTCAAACACCGCGGCATTCTATTGAGCGATGCCAAACGGCCGTTGCGCTTTGACAAAAACATTCTCATTCAGCGCCGCATCGAAGCCACGGCCAAGCTGCGCCACATGCAGCGTTATTGCGAGCTGGCAAGCTGCCGGCGGCATTTCATCCTCGATTCTTTCGGTGAAAGCCATGCGGCAACGCGCTGCGAAAATTGTGACAATTGCGGAATCGTCTGGCAGACGTCAGCCGAGGCAACGCTGCTCGCGCAGAAAATTTTGAGTTGCGTCGTGCGCATGCAAGAACGCTTCGGCGCAAAAGCAGTGGCAGAAGTACTCAAAGGCTCAAACACTGAACGCAGCCGCAATTTTGCCGGGTTATCGACCTTTGCACTGCTGCGTGACCTGCCGTTAAAGCAAATTGAAAAAGACATTCAGCGTTTGATCCTGCGAGTTACCTCGCACGCAGCGACGGCGAATATCCCGTGCTGCAAGTCACGCCCAAAGACTGGGAAGTCTTGCGCGGACAGCGCCAGGCTGCATTGCCAGCGGTAA
- a CDS encoding sigma-54 dependent transcriptional regulator yields the protein MNSNSEKHTLLIIDDQPQFAQDFILLTGEEFNVVTAATGEEGLRKFQEVAADLILVDLKLGRGIDGIETLRRLKQLDPDAAIIIVTEHASVETAHQAGRLGALDYCSKAPNLKELRAHLKQHIQNLAWRRAYRDELQRQYAKFIAESPAMRKLIEDIDAVAPSDCPVLITGESGTGKELVAREIHRRSLRAERPLFVVNCSNLAAPLFESEFFGHERGSFTSADRQQRGKFEAAHLSTLFLDEIGDLPLESQPKILRAVEYGKFNRIGKTHEQYADVRLIAATNHNLEEETKVGRFRQDLFYRINRVNIHVPPLRQRRDDIPPLIKYYLEYYSLMLHRLPPEIPADVMQAWLQYEWPGNVRELTSAIENLVLFSKEGKIDRSRLSLPPHPNASPEFFLPLFDLPYEQAKEKLVEQFQRDYFHEKLSRHDGNYTRAAEEAGVNRATIYRILAS from the coding sequence ATGAATTCGAATTCCGAAAAACACACCCTTCTGATCATCGACGATCAACCACAATTTGCCCAGGATTTCATCCTGCTGACCGGAGAAGAATTTAATGTGGTGACCGCGGCAACCGGCGAAGAAGGCTTGCGCAAATTTCAAGAGGTCGCCGCAGATCTCATTCTGGTTGATTTGAAGCTGGGCCGCGGCATTGACGGCATTGAAACCTTGCGCCGGCTCAAACAATTGGATCCGGACGCCGCCATCATTATCGTCACCGAGCATGCCTCCGTCGAGACGGCGCATCAGGCCGGCCGGCTCGGCGCCCTCGATTATTGCAGCAAGGCGCCCAACCTCAAAGAACTGCGCGCGCATCTCAAGCAGCACATTCAGAATCTCGCATGGCGCCGCGCCTATCGCGATGAATTGCAGCGCCAATATGCCAAATTCATTGCCGAGAGTCCGGCAATGCGCAAGCTCATCGAAGATATCGACGCCGTGGCACCGAGTGATTGCCCGGTACTGATCACCGGCGAATCGGGCACCGGCAAAGAACTGGTGGCGCGCGAGATTCACCGCCGCAGCCTGCGTGCGGAGCGGCCGCTGTTCGTGGTCAATTGCAGTAATCTCGCTGCGCCGTTGTTTGAAAGCGAATTCTTTGGCCACGAGCGCGGCTCTTTTACCAGCGCCGACCGCCAGCAGCGCGGCAAATTCGAAGCCGCCCATCTGAGTACATTGTTTCTCGATGAAATCGGCGATTTGCCGCTGGAATCCCAACCCAAAATTTTGCGCGCAGTGGAATACGGCAAATTCAACCGCATCGGCAAAACGCATGAACAATACGCTGACGTGCGCTTGATTGCCGCCACCAATCACAATCTTGAGGAAGAGACGAAAGTCGGGCGCTTTCGGCAGGATTTGTTTTATCGCATCAACCGCGTAAACATTCACGTGCCGCCGTTGCGCCAGCGCCGTGACGATATTCCACCGTTAATCAAATATTATCTCGAATATTACAGTCTGATGTTGCATCGTTTGCCTCCTGAGATCCCTGCCGACGTGATGCAGGCCTGGCTGCAATACGAATGGCCCGGCAACGTGCGCGAGCTGACCAGCGCGATCGAGAATCTCGTTTTGTTCAGCAAAGAGGGCAAAATTGACCGTTCGCGTCTCTCCCTCCCACCGCACCCAAATGCCTCTCCGGAATTCTTCCTGCCGCTTTTCGATCTGCCGTACGAGCAGGCGAAAGAGAAGTTGGTCGAACAATTCCAGCGGGATTATTTCCACGAGAAGCTCAGCCGCCACGACGGCAACTACACTCGCGCTGCTGAGGAAGCCGGCGTCAATCGCGCCACGATCTATCGCATTCTCGCTTCCTGA
- a CDS encoding DEAD/DEAH box helicase, whose product MNHIDHVLGQAEDLLHTACKHRRFRPGQGEILAAVLAGEHVLAIMPTGGGKSLCYQLPALLFDGLTLVVAPLLALMKDQVDQLHAKSYPAGFINSTLTPGENRERLHEAHAGRIKLLYVTPERFQSGYFIEQLHGMNISLFAIDEAHCISQWGARFSAFLFAIAARRGYAQCTTHHGVDRHGHATRARRYSQTTQAGQSQNIHRRL is encoded by the coding sequence ATGAATCACATTGATCATGTTTTGGGGCAGGCAGAAGACTTGTTGCACACCGCTTGCAAGCACCGGCGCTTTCGCCCGGGGCAAGGCGAAATTCTTGCTGCGGTTCTGGCCGGAGAACATGTGCTGGCCATCATGCCAACCGGCGGCGGCAAATCGCTTTGCTATCAACTGCCGGCGTTACTTTTTGACGGGCTGACGCTGGTGGTCGCGCCGCTGCTTGCTTTGATGAAAGATCAGGTCGATCAATTACACGCCAAGAGTTATCCCGCGGGCTTTATCAATTCCACTTTAACGCCGGGGGAGAACCGTGAGCGCCTGCACGAAGCGCATGCGGGCCGCATCAAACTACTTTATGTCACGCCCGAGCGTTTCCAATCCGGTTATTTCATCGAACAGTTGCACGGCATGAACATTTCGCTGTTTGCGATTGACGAAGCGCATTGCATCTCGCAATGGGGGGCTCGATTTTCGGCCTTCCTATTTGCAATTGCGGCGCGCCGTGGATACGCTCAATGCACAACGCATCATGGCGTTGACCGCCACGGCCACGCAACGCGTGCACGACGATATTCTCAAACAACTCAAGCTGGACAATCCCAAAACATTCATCGCCGGCTTTGA
- the hflK gene encoding FtsH protease activity modulator HflK yields the protein MARMVNMSGRVVELPRFEGRWLRLIAIGAVVVWFLLSSFYTVDADEVGVIQRFGKYVETMQPGLHMKIPFGIETVKRVKVQRVLKEEFGYRTQAPGVRSTYAEGDYSAESLMLTGDLSCALVEWIVQYRIKDPRAYLFHVRDITGTIRDLTESAMRQVVGDHSVDEVIITNRQEISLEVRDLLQQLLDHTETGVDIVTVNLQDVNPPGPVQPAFNAVNEAKQERERIINEALEAYNKVIPQAQGEAEQLLRQAEGYSVNRINRARGDADKFLAIWQEYSRARDVTRRRLYLETMLEVMPRIKEVYIIDDKQGNLIPLLQMRGQEKGDRP from the coding sequence ATGGCGCGTATGGTAAACATGAGCGGCAGAGTCGTCGAACTGCCGCGCTTTGAAGGCCGATGGCTGCGTTTGATTGCGATCGGCGCGGTTGTCGTCTGGTTTTTACTCTCGTCATTCTACACCGTCGATGCGGATGAAGTCGGCGTGATCCAGCGCTTCGGCAAGTATGTTGAGACGATGCAGCCCGGGCTGCACATGAAGATCCCGTTTGGGATTGAAACGGTGAAAAGGGTGAAAGTGCAGCGGGTGCTCAAGGAGGAATTCGGTTATCGCACGCAGGCGCCGGGCGTGCGCTCGACTTATGCAGAGGGCGACTACAGCGCCGAGTCCCTGATGCTCACCGGCGATTTGAGCTGTGCGCTGGTGGAGTGGATCGTGCAGTATCGCATCAAGGATCCCAGGGCCTATCTCTTTCATGTGCGCGACATCACCGGCACCATCCGTGATTTGACGGAGTCGGCGATGCGGCAGGTGGTGGGTGATCACAGCGTCGATGAAGTCATTATCACCAATCGCCAGGAGATTTCGCTGGAGGTGCGCGATCTGCTGCAGCAATTGCTCGATCACACCGAAACCGGGGTCGATATTGTGACCGTCAATCTGCAGGACGTCAATCCGCCGGGGCCGGTGCAGCCGGCGTTCAATGCCGTCAATGAAGCCAAACAGGAGCGCGAGCGCATCATCAACGAGGCGCTGGAAGCCTACAACAAAGTCATTCCGCAGGCGCAGGGCGAGGCCGAGCAACTGCTGCGGCAGGCGGAGGGCTACAGCGTCAATCGCATTAACCGCGCGCGCGGCGATGCCGACAAGTTTCTCGCGATTTGGCAGGAATACAGCCGCGCCCGCGACGTCACCCGGCGCCGCCTGTACCTGGAAACGATGCTCGAGGTCATGCCGCGCATCAAGGAGGTCTACATCATCGATGACAAGCAGGGCAATCTGATTCCCCTGTTGCAGATGCGCGGCCAGGAGAAGGGAGACCGGCCATGA